The Malus sylvestris chromosome 3, drMalSylv7.2, whole genome shotgun sequence genomic sequence agatactccagagtcctgacacgtctgggcgaatgatcaaatgggcgatagcattgggtgagtttgatatctcctaccaaccaaaaccagccgaaaaaggtcaagcagtagcagatttcatcgccgacttcacatatcctgttgacattgcttctacacctgaagcagtagcttcattaccatcggaagctcagaaagtagaatcaacgacctcagcatggagtctgtatgttgatggctcatccaaccaacagggctgtggagcgggactagtcttgactacgcccgacaaagtagcaatggagtatgctcttcgtttcaaattcaaggcatcaaacaatgaggccgagtatgaagcccttctagcaggattacgtttgaccaaacacctcggggttaaacaaattgatattttcagtgactcccaattagtggtcaaccaggttaccaacaactttgatgctaaggacagctccatggcagcatatcttgcgcaaacacaacttttgctcaagcacttccactaccagatcacccaagttcctcgagcggcaaacagtcatgcagacgccctggctcgcctcgcctcggctgtggaagacaagattggaagaaaacttcatgtcgaactgttggcaacaccaagcaccatggccgcagaagtatgcaacttacaacagggggatagttggatcaccccgatctataatttccttgctcatggcaccctcccaaatgataaagtccaggctaagcaaattcgatacaagtctacccgctacctgatcatcaatgatcaactttataagcgaggttttagcctgccatacttaaggtgtcttacgcctgccgaggcggaaatcgtccttcgggaaatacatgagggagtctgtggagatcatgctggatctcggtccctagcacacaagacttttcgccaaggatattactggccaacactccaccaggatgccatcaaagtatcccgctcatgtgacaaatgtcaacgatatgcaactattcctcattcccctccagagcctcttactcctatgatcagcccttggcccttcgcccagtggggacttgatttgatcggcccaatgccggcagggaagggcaaagtctgttacgcagtcgttgcagtggactacttcacaaagtgggccgaagtagaacccttggcaaccattactgaggcaaagatagaagacttcgtgtggaagaacatcctttgtagattcggcattcccaatgcgatagtcactgacaataggcgacagtttgacaacaagaagttcaggttgttctgctctaagttcaacatcaacttatgctttgcctctccagctcatccccagtctaatggacaagttgaggccatcaacaaaataatcaagcgcactttgaaaaccagcttggacaaagctaaaggctgttggccagaatttgtaccccaagttctttggtcatatcgcacttcatatcggacttcaacaggagaaactccattctcacttgcctttggcacagaggcggttgtccctgttgagctcgagcaagcaacattccgagtccagaactacattcaaagtgaaaatgacaaacaactcaccctcaacttggatttagtcgaggaacacagaaaccaagctcacttgaggaatgtcgcctacaagcagcgcatctccaactattatgactctagggtcaagcctcgttctttcaaaataggagactgggtcttaaagaaaagattactctgcgacagagtcccgagtgaaggcacacttagtccaaactgggatggaccgtatgaagtcattggcatcagtcgccctggctcttacacacttagaagctccgatggcaagacccttggccatccatggaacgctgatcacttgaagtactactacaaatagactcacgatgtacaagtgttgagctatagccgttcggcatcctatgtaatgaaggccatttggcaatgaattcaataaagaggtaatttagccaactcagccctcactcttttacattcctagcaagggaacactcaagtgttgaaacctcaaagcagatatatccaacacgaaacaaaatctaagtatgtgtcgacaagactatacaaagaaaggaacaaccaaacaatggcttatatccaaacaatagatctattcatacatagccaaacatgcattaataatagtgcaaacactcataaacacctaaaatccaaaactctcaagcttataacatgggcacatgttatacacacattagactactacatccagaatacatgcagatagtaaagacactgctattcattctcatctgaagccgaacccctggcagtatcactccgcgtcctaccatcatcctctgcatccccaagatcctcttcaccatgctgagtctgtgcatcagcactaccttcattatcagactcatcttcgctgctaggatcaacagcaaggacaaatgtctcgccctttcgatgatgctcatctatatcttcgtggtattttcgaagaatgctcccatcatcataacgatcaaggacggccatccatttccttttttcaaagcgagcttcttgagcacagtagggtttaatagcaagatgaaaggtcgaagaacttaagtattcttgcacagcagcctccctttcagttggaatgctcttctccagttcagaaatctcaactaaggcaccatccaattctcccctaaccttggatacctccaaggtagccacctccaactgttttttagttgcctcaaacaatttcttaagccttaggttctcaccatttcgccttttcaagctctccatggtttcgtccttcagttggagagcctgagtcaaaagtcccttattccttcgggcctcgtccacaagctgcttattctccttcagttttgccttgtaccgctcaacctcttgcagtctgtcgtgatactcggccatgacctgcatgacaagacgatcatcactacctaaataatgataataaagaggaaaaagtaaggaaatgacaaagtaacactcacatatgaagacagcttcaacatccggtcgcaatccgattcatccttagctaagggctctccgagctcatcgaaggcgaatcgacgccctgccaagcaattgttgatatccccaaaatcctttggccgcgtggcaaccctcaagtccttccacgggacactgccagctctttccttgcctttccccTCATGGCGGGAACCAGGATCACTTTCCTGGACAGTGTGCTCCATAGTAAGAGGAGGAGGCAACAGTCGGCTCCCTTCTCCTGCAACTACGGCAGCAGCATTTTCAACGGCCTCGACTCCAGTCTTCCTAAAGGCAGGCCCCTTAAGGACCCCATCTTGGGACTTAGGTCTAACGGATGGTTCCCCTcggaacttatgaattttcttatgcggtaggatgtcttccgaaggaactaacactggtgctttccttttattggtgctagtccctgttttcttgcttaccttctccactgcataaggaaaatcaaaataagaaatacaactttccaaataaagtaaggaaaagagcaaagtttacatgaaggatacaacttactcgatcgtccctggctctcggaaactaagggttggaaaccgtaccgacgaaataagggtcgtagcttgcttaagtgtctatcctctttgggcaccctcaacaccttctctatgtcagatagctcctgcccaaacagtttgatggtgccccgcgtcactacatgaagcaaagtgttagaagcaagaaaagaccacaacaaatagcaaatagtacgaacggttgatacgttacaacctacagtctggaagtgagtaagcacacgtcgctcaggcgtgacacccttatcatactcccaatcattatacagaaagcaccaacggtttttccatgtgtagtatgcctttttcttaccatacacaatacgctctctctcactccgacatgcacactcggcataaccagtgcatgattttgctgggcgcatcttgtaacagtaacgccactgatggaaggaaggctcacacaacccacactccatccaaatgatataaaatccaatcaaagtatcccagaaaccaggattgagttgcccaggtgcatatccgatcaaagataacatcttttgcaaccacggatgtaaaggtagtctcacccctacagtcagtaatatctgggtgtagaacataacatgaccctggggaggctcagaaggccattcttcatcatgtaccaaacgtatccctacactgcgagggatattacatgactgccttagcgcctcaacctgcttctcattatctaacaagttattctttagatggtctgctgtgaactcagagcgaactatgggtatggcatcaaaaacaaccccctcacccaacgccatggaggaagaactagcaatagctaaagtttgacggttgggaagatcatccaatgtttctctagtaccggactctaacaaagaccctgaagactccgacattgcagactcagacttagagctaaagctagaagagccctcatcactagaacttccaggctctgacatctacaataagaagaaacaaattctatcactacatgcatgatcaaaacataaggaagttcctatattacccacatgaagatggtgcaaagcgatgccggaacccttctcaatcagaaagcaatccgt encodes the following:
- the LOC126616348 gene encoding uncharacterized protein LOC126616348 codes for the protein MFYTQILLTVGVRLPLHPWLQKMLSLIGYAPGQLNPGFWDTLIGFYIIWMECGLCEPSFHQWRYCYKMRPAKSCTGYAECACRSERERIVYGKKKAYYTWKNRWCFLYNDWEYDKGVTPERRVLTHFQTVGCNVSTVRTICYLLWSFLASNTLLHVVTRGTIKLFGQELSDIEKVLRVPKEDRHLSKLRPLFRRYGFQPLVSESQGRSMEKVSKKTGTSTNKRKAPVLVPSEDILPHKKIHKFRGEPSVRPKSQDGVLKGPAFRKTGVEAVENAAAVVAGEGSRLLPPPLTMEHTVQESDPGSRHEGKGKERAGSVPWKDLRVATRPKDFGDINNCLAGRRFAFDELGEPLAKDESDCDRMLKLSSYVMAEYHDRLQEVERYKAKLKENKQLVDEARRNKGLLTQALQLKDETMESLKRRNGENLRLKKLFEATKKQLEVATLEVSKVRGELDGALVEISELEKSIPTEREAAVQEYLSSSTFHLAIKPYCAQEARFEKRKWMAVLDRYDDGSILRKYHEDIDEHHRKGETFVLAVDPSSEDESDNEGSADAQTQHGEEDLGDAEDDGRTRSDTARGSASDENE